In Flavobacterium okayamense, a single window of DNA contains:
- a CDS encoding TlpA family protein disulfide reductase: MKKITLLFAALIALSFTYFDNDKVVFTAKIENRNSDSLTIRSRGFSKIIVADKNGNFKDEFSVTEGFYQLFDGAEYAQVYLKNGYSLSMTMDAKEFDETIQFSGKGSNENNFLADMARDDEKFDYSTLLQASEEDFPDLLAKRKESVLAKLNGKDLETSFVDSYKMQFEQSMTGLQAYYNESLKVRKLNGQKSPTFDYENHKGGKTKLEDFSGKYVYVDVWATWCGPCRAEIPHLKKLEEHYHGKKNIVFVSISVDKAKDHEKWKKFVDEKELGGVQLFADNDWNSDFVKGYQINGIPRFIIIGPKGEIVNADAPRPSSADIYETFDKLLK, from the coding sequence ATGAAAAAAATAACATTACTATTTGCTGCGCTAATTGCATTGTCGTTTACTTATTTTGATAATGATAAAGTAGTTTTTACAGCTAAAATTGAAAACAGAAACAGCGATTCTTTAACTATTAGATCTAGAGGGTTTTCTAAAATTATTGTTGCCGACAAAAACGGAAACTTTAAAGATGAGTTTTCTGTAACTGAAGGTTTTTATCAATTATTTGATGGTGCTGAGTATGCTCAGGTTTACTTAAAGAATGGTTATAGCTTAAGTATGACAATGGATGCCAAAGAGTTTGATGAAACTATTCAATTTTCTGGAAAGGGCTCTAACGAAAATAATTTTTTAGCTGATATGGCTAGAGACGATGAAAAATTTGATTATAGCACTTTATTACAAGCATCTGAAGAAGACTTTCCTGATCTTTTAGCTAAAAGAAAAGAATCAGTTCTAGCAAAACTTAATGGGAAAGATTTAGAAACTAGTTTTGTTGATTCTTATAAAATGCAGTTTGAACAAAGCATGACGGGATTACAAGCCTATTATAACGAATCTCTTAAAGTTAGAAAATTAAACGGTCAAAAGTCTCCTACATTTGATTATGAAAATCATAAAGGTGGAAAAACTAAATTAGAAGATTTTAGTGGTAAATATGTTTACGTTGATGTATGGGCTACATGGTGTGGACCATGTAGAGCGGAAATCCCTCATTTAAAGAAATTAGAAGAACATTATCATGGTAAGAAAAATATTGTTTTTGTAAGTATTTCAGTTGATAAAGCCAAAGACCATGAGAAATGGAAAAAGTTTGTAGATGAGAAAGAATTAGGTGGAGTTCAGCTTTTTGCTGATAATGATTGGAATTCTGATTTTGTAAAAGGATATCAAATAAATGGAATCCCAAGATTTATTATTATTGGACCAAAAGGTGAAATCGTTAATGCTGATGCACCAAGACCTTCGTCTGCTGATATTTATGAAACATTTGATAAATTACTAAAATAA
- a CDS encoding toxin-antitoxin system YwqK family antitoxin, which yields MKKLVIMSVLLASGMMFAQEVEPKFEVVDQMVKATYYHDNGQIKEQGFYLDGKLHGKWVSYNENGTRQTTGEYQNGKKVGKWFFWNENSLNEVDFNDSRVADVKKWSREALAKN from the coding sequence ATGAAAAAATTAGTAATTATGTCGGTTTTATTGGCTTCGGGAATGATGTTTGCACAAGAAGTTGAGCCAAAGTTTGAAGTGGTTGACCAAATGGTAAAAGCAACATATTATCATGATAATGGACAAATAAAAGAACAAGGATTCTACTTAGATGGAAAACTTCATGGTAAATGGGTTTCATATAATGAAAACGGAACTAGACAAACAACAGGTGAATATCAAAACGGGAAAAAAGTTGGAAAATGGTTTTTCTGGAATGAAAATTCATTAAATGAAGTAGATTTTAATGACAGCCGTGTGGCAGATGTTAAAAAATGGTCTAGAGAAGCTTTAGCTAAAAACTAA